A single genomic interval of Candidatus Hydrogenedentota bacterium harbors:
- the gcvPA gene encoding aminomethyl-transferring glycine dehydrogenase subunit GcvPA, giving the protein MTWVPTTADERKEMLDAIGVNSIDELFAAITPELRAKSWNVPEGLSEMAVRDLMAGMAAKNASSLVCFAGGGAYDHFIPAAVDALTSRSEFYTAYTPYQPECSQGTLQSIYEYQSAICRLTGLDFANASLYDGGTAVFEAATMSIRVTGRRRIMCHRSLSPIYRRMLETHAAHLDVEILTGDDPTGAACVIVQNPSFLGSVENFTNLSQRCHDAGALLVMSFYPVSLGLLKTPAEMGVDIAVAEGQPFGVPLGFGGPWLGILATRKEHVRKMPGRIAAMTEDAQGRRGFVLTLQAREQHIRREKAMSNICSNEALCALRALIHLCLLGKEGLQEVARHCHAKAEYLKKKLKFTTLLNKAPTFNEFAVRLPRNAEEVVQAMAAKGFMAGIPLRPLGEGDAGDLLIAVTERRTRQQLDAFAEALEEVSCR; this is encoded by the coding sequence ATGACTTGGGTTCCAACTACCGCTGATGAGCGCAAGGAGATGCTTGACGCCATCGGTGTGAATTCCATCGATGAGTTGTTCGCGGCCATTACGCCGGAGCTTCGCGCGAAATCCTGGAACGTGCCCGAGGGCCTGTCCGAGATGGCGGTTCGCGATTTGATGGCGGGCATGGCCGCCAAGAACGCCTCCAGCCTCGTGTGTTTTGCTGGAGGCGGAGCCTACGACCATTTCATACCCGCGGCGGTGGACGCGCTTACGTCGCGCTCCGAGTTCTATACCGCATACACGCCGTATCAGCCGGAGTGTTCGCAGGGTACGCTCCAGAGTATCTACGAGTACCAGTCGGCCATATGCCGGTTGACCGGGTTGGATTTCGCCAACGCCTCGCTCTACGACGGCGGAACGGCGGTATTCGAAGCGGCAACGATGTCGATTCGCGTGACGGGCCGGCGGCGGATCATGTGCCATCGTTCACTCAGTCCGATTTACCGGCGTATGCTGGAGACGCATGCGGCCCATCTCGACGTCGAGATTCTGACCGGCGACGACCCAACGGGAGCCGCCTGTGTCATCGTTCAGAATCCGTCCTTCCTGGGGTCGGTGGAGAACTTCACGAATCTGTCGCAACGGTGTCACGATGCCGGGGCGCTGCTCGTCATGTCGTTCTATCCCGTGTCGCTGGGGCTGCTGAAAACACCCGCCGAAATGGGAGTCGATATTGCCGTTGCCGAAGGCCAGCCCTTCGGAGTCCCTCTGGGTTTTGGCGGGCCTTGGTTGGGCATTCTGGCCACGCGCAAAGAGCATGTTCGCAAGATGCCAGGTCGTATCGCGGCGATGACGGAAGACGCTCAGGGGCGGCGCGGGTTTGTGCTGACGCTCCAGGCGCGCGAGCAACATATCCGCCGCGAAAAGGCCATGTCGAATATCTGTTCCAACGAGGCGCTGTGCGCCCTTCGCGCGCTGATACACCTCTGCCTGCTGGGCAAAGAGGGCCTTCAGGAAGTCGCGCGGCACTGCCACGCGAAAGCGGAATATCTTAAAAAGAAGCTGAAGTTCACGACGCTGTTGAACAAGGCGCCGACGTTTAATGAGTTTGCCGTGAGGCTGCCGCGCAACGCCGAAGAAGTCGTGCAGGCCATGGCCGCCAAGGGGTTCATGGCGGGAATTCCGCTCCGACCGTTGGGCGAAGGCGATGCAGGTGACTTGCTTATCGCCGTAACCGAGCGCCGAACCCGTCAACAGTTAGACGCCTTCGCGGAGGCGTTGGAGGAAGTCTCATGCCGTTAA
- the gcvPB gene encoding aminomethyl-transferring glycine dehydrogenase subunit GcvPB: MPLIYEKSRKGRRAIVLDALDVPDVEFPAALGRAAAAELPEVGELDVVRHYTNLSRKNFGIDSHFYPLGSCTMKYNPKLAEAVASLAGFSQLHPHLSSSEAYWPLCQGAFELIHDTESLLAEIAGMREASLQPIAGAHGELTGVLLIAAYHKDHGNSQKDTILIPDSAHGTNPASAAIAGFNVVEIPSGADGVIHLDAVKAAMTDRVAGLMMTCPNTHGLFEPEVAKIAAMLHEADALLYYDGANLNAIVGKARPGDLGFDVMHYNLHKTFATPHGMGGPGSGPVGVGERLLPYLPGPRVVKGVNGYVLETPPKSIGRVAQFFGNFMMAVRAYAYMRHLGKEGLPEVAEVAVLNANYVWSRLKDAFEPAFSARFMHECVFTATPQAKKGVRALDIAKALLDLGFHAPTVYFPLTVKESLMIEPTETESKETLDAFCDAMLEIANMIDSNPDALHQAPVTTPVGRLDEVRAARQLNCAC, translated from the coding sequence ATGCCGTTAATCTACGAGAAGTCTCGCAAAGGCCGGCGCGCGATTGTGCTGGACGCGCTGGACGTACCCGATGTTGAGTTTCCCGCCGCGTTGGGCCGGGCCGCCGCCGCGGAGTTGCCGGAAGTTGGTGAATTGGACGTGGTCCGTCACTACACGAATCTGTCGCGAAAGAACTTCGGTATCGATTCGCATTTTTACCCGCTCGGTTCGTGCACGATGAAGTACAACCCGAAGCTCGCCGAAGCGGTCGCGTCGCTTGCGGGCTTCTCACAGCTTCATCCGCACCTTTCGTCATCGGAAGCGTACTGGCCGCTGTGCCAAGGCGCGTTTGAACTGATTCACGACACCGAATCCCTGCTCGCCGAGATCGCGGGGATGCGCGAAGCGAGTCTCCAGCCGATTGCGGGGGCGCACGGCGAATTGACGGGTGTACTCCTGATTGCCGCCTACCACAAGGATCACGGCAATTCGCAGAAGGACACGATTCTCATTCCCGATTCCGCTCACGGCACGAACCCCGCCAGCGCCGCTATTGCGGGATTCAACGTGGTTGAGATTCCTTCGGGCGCGGATGGGGTCATACACCTCGATGCCGTCAAGGCCGCAATGACCGATCGGGTCGCCGGTTTGATGATGACTTGCCCGAACACGCATGGCTTGTTCGAGCCGGAAGTGGCGAAGATTGCGGCCATGCTTCACGAAGCGGATGCGCTTCTGTATTACGATGGCGCAAATCTCAATGCCATCGTGGGCAAGGCCCGTCCCGGGGATCTCGGCTTCGATGTCATGCACTACAATTTGCACAAGACATTTGCGACACCTCACGGCATGGGCGGACCGGGCTCGGGTCCGGTGGGCGTTGGCGAACGTCTCCTGCCGTATTTGCCAGGACCACGCGTGGTGAAGGGGGTGAACGGATATGTCCTTGAAACGCCACCCAAGTCTATCGGGCGCGTTGCGCAGTTCTTTGGCAACTTCATGATGGCGGTCCGTGCCTACGCGTATATGCGTCACCTCGGAAAGGAAGGGCTTCCCGAAGTTGCCGAGGTTGCGGTGCTTAATGCGAACTATGTCTGGAGCCGTTTGAAAGACGCGTTCGAACCGGCGTTCTCCGCCCGCTTCATGCACGAGTGCGTGTTCACGGCGACACCGCAAGCCAAGAAGGGCGTGCGGGCGCTCGACATCGCCAAGGCTCTGCTCGATTTAGGTTTTCACGCGCCTACGGTATACTTTCCTCTCACCGTAAAGGAGAGCCTGATGATCGAGCCGACGGAAACGGAATCCAAAGAAACTCTGGATGCGTTCTGTGACGCCATGTTGGAAATTGCGAACATGATCGATTCCAATCCCGATGCGCTGCATCAAGCTCCAGTTACGACTCCTGTAGGACGATTGGATGAAGTGCGCGCCGCGCGTCAACTCAACTGTGCCTGTTAA
- a CDS encoding N-acetylmuramoyl-L-alanine amidase: protein MSYVLLPELVSQAGGDCRVFEDRVEVNLAGGAALIKRGDTEVNASSGRFSLRHTLLVNGKLVYIALGDVVPFFNNGFKISVTQRMEVGSEEAPEAEPAQPEVSAPSVDGTPKPASDVSLKLVVIDAGHGGNDPGAVGTTGLKEKDIALGIAKRLQELLSTTHNVQTLMTRQEDVALPIAKRVSAANLKRGSLLVSIHAGTSLSPSVSGVRVLYGGDARDAGGGNRGVAKLAEAVAVAMGNTTSAPVRGIHAAACRMFTGLSMPGIEIEVGVLTTPGEETLLADGGYQQKIAEGIANGITKFAGGGQ, encoded by the coding sequence GTGTCGTATGTACTATTGCCGGAACTCGTTTCTCAGGCCGGCGGCGACTGCCGGGTCTTCGAAGACCGCGTCGAAGTGAATCTGGCCGGCGGCGCGGCATTGATAAAACGCGGGGACACTGAGGTCAATGCGTCGTCCGGAAGGTTCTCGCTTCGACACACGCTGCTGGTCAACGGCAAGCTTGTCTACATCGCCTTGGGCGATGTCGTTCCCTTCTTCAACAACGGATTCAAGATCTCCGTAACTCAGCGCATGGAGGTAGGCTCCGAGGAAGCGCCGGAAGCCGAGCCAGCGCAGCCCGAGGTTTCCGCGCCCTCCGTGGACGGGACACCGAAGCCTGCATCTGACGTTTCGCTCAAGCTCGTCGTCATCGACGCGGGCCATGGCGGAAATGATCCTGGCGCGGTTGGCACTACCGGACTGAAAGAGAAGGACATCGCGCTCGGAATAGCCAAACGCCTGCAAGAACTCCTGAGTACCACGCATAACGTGCAAACGCTGATGACCCGGCAAGAGGACGTCGCGTTGCCTATAGCGAAGCGAGTCAGCGCCGCCAACCTGAAGCGAGGGTCACTCCTCGTCAGTATTCACGCGGGCACAAGCCTGTCGCCTTCCGTTTCCGGTGTTCGGGTGCTGTACGGCGGCGATGCACGCGATGCGGGAGGCGGAAACCGCGGCGTTGCCAAACTCGCCGAGGCCGTTGCCGTTGCCATGGGAAACACCACGTCCGCGCCGGTTCGCGGCATTCACGCTGCGGCATGCCGCATGTTTACCGGCCTGAGCATGCCCGGCATTGAAATCGAGGTTGGGGTGCTGACAACGCCGGGCGAGGAAACTCTTCTTGCCGATGGTGGATATCAACAGAAGATCGCGGAAGGAATCGCCAACGGAATCACGAAGTTCGCGGGCGGGGGACAATAG
- the murI gene encoding glutamate racemase, with protein MRDSSNPIGVFDSGVGGLTVMDAIMRRLPDESLIYLGDTARVPYGTKSADTVIRYARSCAGILVERGIKLLVVACNTASAYAIDALSKELDIPVLGVIEPGARRAVAATGSGRIGVIGTVGTIRSERYQKVIKALAPASHVFCKACPLFVPLAEEGWTTGSVPLLTASAYLSELLHQEIDTLVLGCTHYPLLKRTIAETVGANVALVDSAEATSEAVCEALSEQGLLQDANSTAKRTFLVTDDPDSFARTGRRFLNDAITSIEWVDVT; from the coding sequence ATGCGTGACAGCAGCAATCCCATCGGTGTTTTCGACTCCGGGGTCGGGGGGCTCACGGTCATGGATGCCATCATGCGGCGTCTGCCCGACGAATCGCTGATCTACTTGGGAGATACTGCTCGGGTTCCCTATGGAACCAAGTCGGCGGACACCGTAATTCGATATGCGAGAAGTTGTGCGGGTATCCTTGTTGAGCGAGGCATCAAGCTTCTTGTTGTGGCCTGCAACACCGCGTCGGCCTATGCGATAGACGCCCTCAGCAAGGAGCTGGATATTCCGGTGCTCGGTGTTATAGAGCCCGGCGCGCGCCGCGCCGTTGCCGCAACCGGAAGCGGCCGTATCGGCGTTATCGGTACGGTAGGCACGATTCGCAGCGAGCGCTATCAAAAAGTCATCAAGGCGCTGGCGCCGGCGAGTCACGTATTCTGCAAGGCATGTCCGTTATTTGTACCGTTGGCGGAAGAGGGATGGACCACCGGGTCGGTCCCGTTGCTCACGGCATCCGCCTATTTGTCGGAACTGTTGCACCAGGAGATCGACACCCTCGTGCTGGGTTGCACCCACTATCCGTTGCTCAAGCGCACCATCGCCGAAACCGTCGGCGCTAACGTGGCTCTGGTCGATAGCGCCGAGGCCACTTCCGAAGCCGTGTGCGAGGCGCTTTCCGAACAAGGTTTGCTTCAAGACGCGAATTCGACTGCGAAGCGGACGTTTCTTGTTACCGACGATCCCGATAGCTTTGCGCGTACCGGCCGTCGCTTCTTAAACGACGCCATTACTTCAATTGAGTGGGTTGATGTGACATGA
- a CDS encoding PliI family lysozyme inhibitor of I-type lysozyme yields the protein MYPSKHGLSTLSNTTPRWTALALALATLQVSAWCAEKPAAPEWAPQLPWMALNVSYATLAAEKGEGKKVYARNAEGEFLSCVEYQERWFGMDAPIKTEYLVLFQKDTIHQLTLYFEPKPEREALIKRISQYLGEPEQGPCEPGAPSEYAANWISDGVRYDLQDYGDYAEMYVSVARVQSPEAYKLSDDAIVFQRRFASCWSKTRQNVYVVGLRGNERAPLLEQIALVVEVKDKDGVSAPLPAPVSRGFNPQLATSDIDGDGFQDAIVTVRSTEDGNAIQAAVFSFAKRKPTLLFDSSANSLPKITGELEKGYSAVLHVDGYAEAVRVDVKPRQKPLDDAGVYKNGELSAPASIQKTWLSRVEPGETSSGSPAALKCTQEAVFADGTGPLVTIELTLKRTNSQWTVVACAASCN from the coding sequence ATGTACCCATCGAAACACGGTCTCTCGACCTTGAGCAACACAACCCCGCGATGGACGGCGCTTGCGCTGGCACTGGCTACGCTCCAGGTTAGCGCGTGGTGCGCCGAGAAGCCTGCGGCACCCGAATGGGCGCCCCAGTTGCCTTGGATGGCCTTGAATGTCTCGTATGCGACATTGGCGGCCGAGAAAGGCGAGGGGAAGAAAGTGTATGCGCGTAACGCGGAAGGGGAATTTCTTTCGTGTGTCGAATACCAGGAGCGCTGGTTCGGGATGGACGCTCCCATCAAGACCGAGTACCTGGTGCTGTTCCAGAAAGACACGATCCACCAACTGACGCTGTATTTCGAGCCGAAACCTGAACGAGAGGCCCTTATCAAACGCATCTCGCAGTATCTTGGGGAACCGGAGCAAGGTCCGTGCGAACCTGGTGCGCCCTCCGAATACGCCGCCAATTGGATAAGCGACGGCGTGCGATACGACCTTCAGGATTACGGGGACTACGCGGAGATGTATGTGAGCGTGGCTCGAGTTCAGTCGCCGGAGGCATACAAACTCTCCGATGATGCGATCGTGTTTCAACGCCGTTTCGCGTCGTGCTGGTCGAAGACTCGCCAAAACGTCTATGTGGTCGGTCTGCGCGGCAACGAAAGGGCTCCGCTACTTGAGCAAATTGCGCTTGTCGTAGAGGTCAAGGACAAGGATGGCGTATCGGCGCCGTTGCCCGCGCCGGTGTCGCGAGGATTCAATCCGCAATTGGCGACCAGCGATATTGACGGAGACGGTTTTCAGGATGCGATTGTGACGGTCCGTTCAACGGAAGACGGGAATGCGATTCAGGCAGCGGTCTTCTCGTTCGCAAAGCGCAAGCCCACGCTGTTGTTCGACTCAAGCGCCAATTCATTGCCCAAGATTACCGGGGAATTGGAGAAGGGATACAGCGCTGTGCTGCATGTCGATGGATACGCGGAAGCCGTTCGTGTTGACGTGAAACCGCGCCAGAAACCGCTCGACGACGCGGGGGTCTACAAGAATGGCGAGCTTTCCGCGCCGGCGAGCATACAGAAGACATGGTTATCGCGGGTGGAACCTGGCGAGACATCCTCAGGAAGTCCGGCTGCGTTGAAGTGTACACAAGAGGCCGTTTTCGCGGACGGGACCGGCCCTCTTGTGACAATCGAATTGACGCTCAAACGCACGAACAGCCAATGGACCGTCGTTGCCTGCGCAGCATCGTGCAATTAG
- a CDS encoding divergent polysaccharide deacetylase family protein codes for MSAQEDAIKSPSQVPSSERLGAPASWTSITLCAIIVVLAALLCSMLFVRFLDERVQDLRPKSRDLKYHVVGILQDYGVASDYIDSVVEGSRQDEGAVWTTHRIDARLDDAEGVPPVVEAIRSDMANRQVAVYDTVSSATDSAELRLAYRGRNLLYVTLHGGEERLDLVDASRAITQTVLDALKRVGPPSLEIEQKPAVARASTEAQWESVAITARVPDRVPASSVLNEVREAALRSNVDVSSTVLDGRKGTLVRVTYDGLECVQILLAQNESEVAGALSSKLPLLGFQFAGLELENALAVDLPDPEELPLDSEDLNGDAQDQAFPEPQPREWEVPQVAIIVDDGGYGGWITERILAMDNNLTLSILPYATYSTVTATRAYELGFEVMLHMPMENSIGRLTFPGQITTDMTPAEIKELTLNALEEVPYAIGLNNHTGSKFTSDCDAMRVFLEGIQDLPLFFVDSRTIKTSCAYAMAQELNIPCAARDLFLDHDPNPKRIKERFLQLMDIAKRHGRGIGICHFRKNTVPVMEAMLPEMEKAGIELVPISEFIE; via the coding sequence ATGAGCGCACAGGAAGACGCCATCAAGTCGCCTTCGCAGGTGCCCTCCTCGGAGCGTCTTGGGGCGCCCGCTTCCTGGACCAGCATCACCCTGTGCGCCATCATTGTTGTTCTGGCCGCGCTTCTATGCAGCATGCTCTTTGTCCGGTTTCTTGATGAACGGGTTCAAGACTTGCGCCCAAAGAGCCGGGACCTCAAGTATCACGTGGTGGGTATCCTTCAGGATTACGGCGTCGCATCAGACTACATCGATTCCGTGGTCGAAGGATCGCGTCAGGATGAAGGCGCCGTGTGGACCACGCACCGTATCGATGCCCGTTTGGACGACGCCGAAGGCGTACCTCCTGTCGTGGAGGCCATTCGCAGCGATATGGCCAACCGGCAAGTGGCCGTCTATGACACTGTGTCGTCGGCCACGGATTCCGCGGAACTGCGCCTCGCGTATCGTGGACGTAACCTGTTGTACGTAACGCTCCACGGCGGAGAGGAACGGCTTGACCTTGTCGACGCCTCGCGGGCCATCACCCAGACCGTGCTCGACGCGCTGAAGCGGGTTGGACCTCCATCGCTGGAGATCGAGCAGAAACCCGCCGTAGCGCGCGCCTCAACCGAGGCACAATGGGAATCGGTCGCAATCACCGCCCGCGTGCCCGATCGCGTGCCTGCCTCTTCGGTTCTCAACGAAGTTCGCGAGGCGGCGCTTCGTTCGAATGTGGACGTTTCTTCCACCGTGCTCGATGGACGCAAGGGCACGCTCGTTCGCGTCACGTACGATGGACTTGAGTGTGTGCAGATTCTACTCGCGCAGAACGAAAGCGAAGTAGCCGGCGCGTTGTCCAGCAAGCTCCCGCTGCTCGGTTTTCAGTTTGCCGGACTCGAACTCGAGAACGCACTGGCGGTTGACTTGCCAGACCCCGAGGAACTGCCGCTGGACTCCGAGGACTTGAACGGCGATGCCCAGGACCAGGCCTTTCCCGAACCCCAGCCGCGCGAGTGGGAAGTGCCGCAAGTCGCCATCATCGTCGACGATGGTGGGTATGGCGGTTGGATCACCGAACGTATCCTTGCGATGGACAACAACCTCACGTTGTCCATCTTGCCCTACGCCACGTACAGCACCGTCACCGCGACCAGGGCCTACGAACTGGGCTTTGAAGTCATGTTGCACATGCCGATGGAGAACTCGATTGGGCGGTTGACGTTTCCCGGTCAAATCACCACCGACATGACCCCGGCGGAAATCAAGGAACTGACGCTGAACGCCCTGGAAGAGGTGCCCTACGCGATCGGACTCAACAATCACACGGGCTCCAAGTTCACGTCCGATTGCGATGCCATGCGCGTGTTTCTTGAAGGCATCCAGGATTTACCTCTATTCTTTGTCGATAGCCGGACCATCAAGACCTCTTGCGCCTATGCCATGGCGCAGGAATTGAACATCCCGTGCGCCGCGCGCGACCTCTTCCTGGATCACGATCCCAACCCCAAGCGCATCAAGGAGCGGTTCCTCCAGTTGATGGACATCGCCAAGCGGCACGGGCGCGGCATCGGCATTTGCCATTTTCGAAAGAACACCGTGCCGGTCATGGAAGCGATGCTGCCGGAGATGGAAAAGGCCGGTATCGAGTTGGTGCCTATTTCGGAGTTTATTGAATGA
- a CDS encoding lipoate--protein ligase family protein produces the protein MLRFLDVSFNTPEKNLAFDEALLDSVEGGAREEILRIWESPSLFVVLGVSQPLRAHVYEDVCARDKVPILRRCSAGGCVLQGPGCLNFSLVLRTELHPEIRTIRDSYCFILGKLAAALRLRGVSASHKGISDLAVGGKKISGNAQKRRKHAILHHGTLLYGMNPELMEKYLRDPVDRPQYRGTRTHRGFVSSLTLPVDELKTLLVEAFNASPKPATPKRLELRTAINLMHEKYKLNDWVHRR, from the coding sequence ATGTTGCGTTTTCTGGATGTCTCGTTCAATACCCCTGAGAAGAACCTTGCGTTTGATGAAGCCTTGCTGGATTCGGTGGAAGGCGGCGCCCGCGAAGAAATCTTGCGGATATGGGAAAGCCCATCGTTGTTTGTCGTGTTGGGCGTGTCTCAGCCGTTGCGCGCCCACGTATACGAAGATGTATGCGCGCGCGACAAGGTTCCTATCCTGAGACGTTGCTCCGCGGGGGGATGTGTGCTTCAGGGACCGGGGTGTCTCAATTTCTCTCTCGTGCTGAGAACCGAACTGCATCCTGAGATACGCACCATTCGCGACTCGTACTGCTTCATACTCGGAAAGCTCGCCGCCGCTTTGCGCCTTAGAGGCGTCTCCGCATCCCACAAAGGTATATCGGACCTCGCGGTAGGCGGTAAGAAAATCTCGGGTAATGCGCAGAAGCGCCGGAAGCACGCCATTCTCCATCACGGAACTTTGCTCTACGGCATGAACCCTGAGTTGATGGAGAAGTATCTGCGCGATCCCGTCGATCGTCCCCAGTACCGGGGCACGCGCACCCATCGAGGATTTGTCTCCAGCCTCACTTTGCCGGTTGATGAGCTGAAAACGTTGCTTGTCGAGGCCTTCAATGCCAGCCCCAAACCTGCGACACCAAAACGATTAGAGCTACGGACAGCGATCAATCTCATGCACGAGAAATATAAGTTGAACGATTGGGTCCACCGTCGTTAA
- a CDS encoding GerMN domain-containing protein has product MSGQSRMPISTRALLSAWAFLTLILFFTVILLAGELIARGQNPLDVAFQAEEPPPPRSAAASEDSGRATEVPLRFADAEGRLLAVETRRIELTGHVVGNCRAALVELLRGPKEGLTALFPPVSDPAAGVRAVYLVAGGELIVDLAHEVLPDAKIASASSEALLLYGVVNTLTHPALRGADEKETVTRVRFLVDGSPPADTFPIHLDISQPLGPDSQWNADPETQQPPNA; this is encoded by the coding sequence ATGTCTGGACAATCGCGGATGCCAATATCGACGCGCGCCCTGTTGTCTGCGTGGGCATTCCTGACATTGATACTCTTCTTCACTGTAATCCTGCTTGCGGGGGAACTTATCGCCCGCGGTCAGAACCCATTGGACGTTGCATTCCAGGCGGAAGAACCGCCACCCCCTCGGTCGGCGGCTGCATCGGAGGATTCTGGCCGTGCCACGGAAGTTCCGCTTCGCTTCGCCGATGCGGAAGGCCGCCTGCTCGCGGTAGAGACTCGGCGCATCGAACTTACCGGCCATGTCGTGGGCAACTGCAGGGCTGCCCTTGTCGAGCTTCTGCGAGGACCCAAAGAGGGCCTCACCGCACTGTTTCCACCGGTCAGCGATCCCGCCGCCGGGGTCCGCGCCGTGTACCTCGTCGCGGGTGGCGAGTTGATCGTTGACCTCGCGCATGAGGTCTTGCCGGACGCGAAAATCGCTTCCGCTTCGTCCGAGGCCCTATTGCTCTACGGCGTGGTGAACACGCTGACCCATCCCGCGCTTCGCGGGGCAGACGAGAAGGAAACGGTCACGCGCGTTCGCTTCCTGGTGGATGGATCGCCGCCGGCCGACACGTTCCCGATACACCTCGACATTTCGCAACCTCTGGGCCCCGATTCCCAATGGAATGCGGACCCGGAAACGCAGCAGCCTCCCAATGCGTGA